DNA from Victivallis lenta:
TCGCGACCGGGATCAGGAACGGGAGCAGCAGCGCCATGCCGAGATTTGTGGTCAGGAACGCGCTGACCGCATATTCGACCCTGCCGCCGAGCAGGTGGACGATGACCGCCGCCGCCGTCGCCGTCGGCGTGATGCCGGTGAAAAAGGCGGCCATGGCCAGTTCGCTGCTCCCGAAAATCCTGCACAGGAACCAGCTGCCCATGCCGATTCCGATGTTGGCGAGCAGGATGTTCAGGTGCCCGAGCCGCAGCGTCCGCCAGGAGACCCTGACCTGCAGGAAAACGAGGAACATCATGATGACGATAAGCCAGCGGATCAGTCCGTTCAGCGCCGAAGCCCACGGACAAAGATAACCGAGCACGAAGGCCGCGATCATCGCAGAGGTGCGCAGGTGCTGCATCATTCCGCATCCTGCTCCAGTTTCAGGAAGCGGTTCACCGCGTCCTCCAGGTCTTCGGCCACCTCGATGCCGCTGACGTCCTCGTTGCGGAGAACTTCGGCGCCGTAGCCGGTTTTGACCAGGTAGCAGGCCCGGCAGCCGGCGGCCCGCCCGGCCGCGATGTCGCTCAGCCGGTCGCCGACCATGGCTGAACGGGCCGGGTCGATGTCGAAGTCGCGGCAGCCGGCCAGCAGCATGCCGGGTTCCGGCTTGCGACAGCCGCACGGGGAGCCGTATTTCGGGTGGTGCGGACAGTGGTAGAAGCCGTCCACCCCGGCACCTTCGGCGGCCAGCAGCTCCCGGATTCGTTCATGCACCGCATGCACGTCCTCTTCCGCATACATGCCGCGCGCCACGCCGGACTGATTCGTGACCACGACCGCCAGGAACCCGTGTTCGCGCATGCGCTTCAATGCCGGGACGACCCCGGGGAGAATCACGACCTTGTCGGGTTCGAAGAGGTAATCGACCTCCGCGTTGATCACGCCGTCGCGGTCCAGAAAAAATGCTTTGTTCATCGTCGTTCTATTTCCTTCTTGAGAGGCTGCCGGCCGGAACCAGCCGGATCTCCCTGATCTCATCACTGCCCACCGCCGCCGCGATCCGCGCCAGAAACAGATCCAGCGACGGCGTCAGTTCGCGCACCAGCGCGCTGTGGCGCACCTCGAGAAAGAGCACACCCTCCCGGCAGCGCGCCGGCCTGGCGCATGCCGCGAGCTTGCCGGGAATGATCTCCTTCCAGCGCGTTTCGAGCGTGATGTAGAGCGCCACATCGCGGTCGATCAGATTCTCGCAAAGCTCCTTCATGACCTCGGCGGCGCTGACCGGCCCGGCGGAGTGGGCCGACAGCTCGAGCGTGCCGCGTTCGCGCCCGTACCAGCTGCGGAACAGCGGCAGCAGCGTCCGGCGCTGCCGGAACTGTTCTTTGCGCGACTCGGCCATGCTTTCTCTCTAGATGTTGATGTTGACGCCGAACAGCATGACCGGCAGGAGCAGCGTGTGGACTATGAGCTTTGCAGGCGCTATTCCGCCTTTTATGACATAGACCAGGCCGTGCTTCATGCTGCCGAAGCACATGTAGCCCAGCCCGTACGGCAGGTAGAAGATCTGAAAGACGTCCTTGCCCATCTGAAGCAGGCATTTCCCGGCGTTGTAGACGCCGCGGTAGATGTAAGGCGCGGTTTTTTCGGCCGCCTTGATGGCGATGGGGGCGAGGATCGCCAGCGTGACCGGGTCGATCGCTTTCGCTTCGGGCATCGGAAATGCGACGGTTACCATGGCGACCAGCAGACAGATTGTGATGATTCTTCTCATGATCTTCCTGAAATTACGGTTTCATATCGTTCACTATGT
Protein-coding regions in this window:
- the gmhB gene encoding D-glycero-beta-D-manno-heptose 1,7-bisphosphate 7-phosphatase, producing MRSGRSGWFRPAASQEGNRTTMNKAFFLDRDGVINAEVDYLFEPDKVVILPGVVPALKRMREHGFLAVVVTNQSGVARGMYAEEDVHAVHERIRELLAAEGAGVDGFYHCPHHPKYGSPCGCRKPEPGMLLAGCRDFDIDPARSAMVGDRLSDIAAGRAAGCRACYLVKTGYGAEVLRNEDVSGIEVAEDLEDAVNRFLKLEQDAE
- a CDS encoding DUF721 domain-containing protein — encoded protein: MAESRKEQFRQRRTLLPLFRSWYGRERGTLELSAHSAGPVSAAEVMKELCENLIDRDVALYITLETRWKEIIPGKLAACARPARCREGVLFLEVRHSALVRELTPSLDLFLARIAAAVGSDEIREIRLVPAGSLSRRK